Proteins co-encoded in one Kutzneria chonburiensis genomic window:
- a CDS encoding excinuclease ABC subunit UvrA, with amino-acid sequence MEFVRVLGAREHNLTGVDVDIPKRTITVVTGVSGSGKSSLVFDTIAAEAQRQLHETLPAFVRSFLPHRARPDVDLIEHLPAVVLVDQRRLGGGSRSTVGTITDIAPLLRLLFSRAGDPYIGPADAFSFNMPSGMCATCEGLGVVTDVDLAVFLDPALSLAEGALLAPSFKVGTWHWQIFANRFDVDRPVGSFSAAELEDLLYGEGGTVEVENLGQKINAGYEGAVVKFRRLYVRKDSGETSERTRQMVERFTTSAVCGDCGGSRLSPAALESRIDGHNIAELSSLEASALLDVLAGFNLPAVAPVLDGLRRRVGHLVEIGLGYVSLDRATDTLSGGESQRIKIVRQLASTLSDLLYVFDEPSIGLHARDVGRLTSLLTTLRDNGNTVLVVEHDRDVIGFADHVIDVGPGAGGAGGEVVFEGTVAALADSGTVTGRCWKERPSLKAQVRRPTGWMPLTGVTLNNLRDVSVEIPTGVLTAVTGVAGSGKSSLLYGSYSARYPDAIVVDQSAPTANRRSSVATYTEAMDPIRKAFAKANGVGAGLFSANSAGACRECEGAGVIVTDLGFLAGISSVCGACEGRRYNAEVLAYRLGGLSIGDVLDLTVAEAVAFFGGVRPVASVASVASVASVASVVSVLRGLVDVGLEYLRLGQALPSLSGGECQRIKLASHLHRDGAVYVLDEPTSGLHMSDVERLVEVLERLVSERGASVIVIEHNLEVIARADWVIDLGPEGGSAGGRVLFSGPPGELVGIEGSHTGDALREALGATVR; translated from the coding sequence ATGGAATTCGTTCGGGTACTGGGCGCCCGCGAGCACAACCTGACCGGCGTGGACGTGGACATACCCAAGCGGACGATCACCGTGGTGACCGGCGTGTCCGGCTCCGGCAAGTCGTCGCTCGTGTTCGACACCATCGCGGCGGAGGCCCAGCGGCAGCTGCACGAGACCCTGCCCGCCTTCGTCCGCAGTTTCCTGCCCCATCGGGCGCGGCCGGACGTCGACCTCATCGAGCACCTGCCGGCCGTGGTCCTGGTCGACCAGCGACGGCTCGGCGGCGGATCGCGGTCGACCGTCGGCACCATCACCGACATCGCCCCGCTGCTGCGGCTGCTGTTCTCCCGCGCCGGCGACCCGTACATCGGGCCGGCGGATGCGTTCTCGTTCAACATGCCGTCGGGCATGTGCGCCACGTGCGAGGGGCTCGGCGTGGTCACCGACGTCGACCTGGCGGTGTTCCTCGATCCGGCGTTGTCGCTGGCCGAGGGCGCGCTGCTGGCGCCGTCGTTCAAGGTCGGCACCTGGCACTGGCAGATCTTCGCCAACCGCTTCGACGTGGACCGCCCGGTCGGCTCGTTCTCGGCCGCGGAGCTGGAGGACCTGCTGTACGGGGAGGGTGGCACCGTCGAGGTGGAGAACCTCGGCCAGAAGATCAACGCCGGCTACGAGGGGGCAGTGGTCAAGTTCCGGCGGCTGTACGTGCGCAAGGACAGCGGCGAGACCTCGGAGCGCACCCGGCAGATGGTGGAGCGGTTCACGACCTCGGCGGTGTGCGGGGACTGTGGCGGCAGCCGACTCTCGCCGGCCGCGTTGGAGTCCCGGATCGATGGTCACAACATCGCCGAACTGTCCTCTTTGGAGGCTTCGGCGCTGCTGGACGTGTTGGCCGGCTTCAATTTGCCGGCCGTCGCCCCGGTGCTGGACGGGCTCCGGCGGCGGGTCGGGCACCTGGTGGAGATCGGTCTCGGGTATGTGTCGCTGGACCGGGCCACCGACACGTTGTCCGGCGGCGAATCGCAGCGGATCAAGATCGTCCGGCAGTTGGCCAGCACGCTGTCCGACCTGCTGTACGTCTTCGACGAGCCGAGCATCGGGCTGCACGCGCGGGACGTCGGCCGGCTGACTTCGCTGCTGACCACGTTGCGGGACAACGGAAACACCGTGCTGGTGGTGGAACACGACCGGGACGTGATCGGCTTCGCCGACCACGTGATCGACGTCGGTCCCGGGGCCGGTGGGGCCGGTGGCGAGGTGGTTTTCGAAGGAACCGTTGCGGCGCTGGCGGATTCAGGGACCGTCACCGGTCGGTGTTGGAAGGAACGGCCGTCGCTGAAGGCTCAGGTGCGGCGCCCGACCGGGTGGATGCCGCTGACCGGCGTGACGCTGAACAACCTGCGGGACGTCAGCGTCGAGATCCCGACCGGGGTGCTGACCGCGGTCACAGGTGTCGCCGGGTCCGGTAAGAGCTCACTGCTGTATGGGTCTTACAGTGCGCGATACCCCGACGCGATCGTCGTCGACCAGTCCGCGCCGACGGCCAACCGGCGGTCCAGTGTCGCGACCTACACCGAGGCCATGGACCCCATCCGCAAGGCGTTCGCCAAGGCCAACGGGGTTGGTGCGGGGCTGTTCAGCGCCAACTCGGCCGGGGCGTGCCGGGAGTGCGAGGGGGCCGGGGTGATCGTGACCGACCTCGGCTTCCTGGCCGGGATCAGCAGCGTGTGCGGGGCGTGCGAGGGGCGGCGGTACAACGCGGAGGTGTTGGCGTACCGGCTCGGTGGGCTGTCGATCGGCGATGTGCTGGACCTGACGGTGGCCGAGGCGGTGGCGTTCTTTGGTGGTGTTAGGCCGGTGGCGTCGGTGGCCTCGGTGGCCTCGGTGGCCTCGGTGGCCTCGGTGGTGTCGGTGTTGCGTGGGTTGGTGGATGTTGGGCTGGAGTATTTGCGGCTCGGGCAGGCTTTGCCGAGTTTGTCCGGGGGTGAGTGCCAGCGGATCAAGTTGGCGTCGCATCTGCATCGGGATGGGGCGGTGTATGTGCTGGATGAGCCGACCAGTGGGCTGCACATGTCCGATGTGGAGCGGTTGGTGGAGGTGTTGGAGCGGTTGGTGTCCGAGCGGGGCGCGAGTGTGATCGTGATCGAGCACAACCTGGAGGTGATTGCCCGCGCGGATTGGGTGATCGACCTGGGGCCGGAGGGTGGGAGCGCTGGTGGGCGGGTGCTGTTCTCCGGGCCGCCGGGGGAACTGGTGGGGATTGAGGGGTCGCACACGGGGGATGCGTTGCGGGAGGCGTTGGGGGCGACCGTTCGATGA
- a CDS encoding MerR family transcriptional regulator — protein MLAGAQYPNEFHGFKRIVEPPSADFSSTTGGNVVKTLNRPVDLARLVGISPQQVRNYLDAGVLPPATRSDTGYRQLDDRHRKALLAYRALAAGHGWNAAGDIMRAIHADDVHQALALVDAGHAELHRQREALRLTADALETVVDSEPPQRAAMRIGELAAHLGVRTSALRVWEDAELLTPQRDPATGYRTYGPREIRDARIILMLRHGMHGLPQIRPILDDLRRSGSRDALAVAIAQRHADLGRQAEAMLAAAALLHAYLGR, from the coding sequence GTGCTCGCGGGCGCCCAGTACCCGAACGAATTCCATGGCTTCAAGCGTATCGTTGAACCGCCCAGTGCAGACTTTTCCAGTACGACCGGGGGAAACGTGGTAAAAACCCTCAATCGGCCGGTTGACCTGGCCCGACTCGTCGGGATATCACCGCAGCAGGTCCGCAACTACCTCGACGCGGGCGTCCTGCCGCCGGCCACGCGGTCCGACACCGGCTACCGCCAGCTCGACGACCGGCACCGGAAGGCACTGCTGGCCTACCGGGCGCTGGCCGCCGGCCACGGGTGGAACGCCGCCGGGGACATCATGCGCGCCATCCACGCCGACGACGTGCACCAAGCGCTGGCGCTGGTCGACGCCGGTCACGCCGAGCTGCACCGGCAGCGGGAAGCGCTGCGGCTGACCGCCGACGCGCTGGAAACGGTTGTGGACAGCGAACCTCCGCAGCGGGCGGCCATGCGGATCGGCGAGCTCGCGGCCCACCTCGGCGTCCGCACCTCCGCGCTTCGGGTCTGGGAGGACGCCGAACTGCTGACGCCGCAACGGGATCCGGCCACCGGCTATCGCACGTACGGGCCGCGGGAGATCAGGGACGCGCGGATCATCCTGATGCTGCGTCACGGCATGCACGGCTTGCCACAGATCCGGCCGATCCTGGACGATCTGCGCCGCAGCGGCAGCCGCGACGCCTTGGCGGTGGCGATCGCCCAGCGGCACGCCGACCTGGGCCGTCAGGCCGAGGCCATGCTGGCCGCCGCTGCCCTGCTGCACGCCTACCTGGGCAGATAA
- a CDS encoding Lrp/AsnC family transcriptional regulator — protein MDRIDRQILSELQRDGRLSNAELAERVGLTPSPCLRRVNRLEQDGVIRGYRARLDPAAVGRGFQAFVSVVMAKEDRPTVAEFEQRIAELPEVVEAMRLFGDPDYLLRIAVADIAAYERLHTDTLSLLPGVARLTSHLTMKQVKEDAGLPVETAITP, from the coding sequence GTGGATCGAATCGACCGGCAGATCCTTTCGGAGCTGCAACGCGACGGCAGGCTCAGCAACGCCGAGCTGGCCGAACGAGTGGGCCTCACGCCGTCGCCGTGCCTGCGCCGGGTGAACCGACTCGAGCAGGACGGTGTGATCCGCGGCTACCGGGCCCGGCTGGACCCGGCGGCGGTCGGCCGCGGCTTCCAGGCGTTCGTCAGCGTGGTGATGGCCAAGGAGGACCGGCCGACGGTGGCGGAGTTCGAGCAGCGGATCGCCGAGCTGCCCGAGGTGGTGGAGGCGATGCGGCTGTTCGGCGATCCGGACTACCTGCTGCGGATCGCGGTCGCCGACATCGCGGCGTACGAGCGGCTGCACACCGACACGCTGTCGCTGCTACCGGGCGTTGCCCGCCTTACTTCGCACCTGACCATGAAACAGGTGAAAGAGGATGCAGGATTGCCGGTCGAAACGGCCATTACGCCCTGA
- a CDS encoding cytochrome P450 family protein, giving the protein MDKVKLDKAWIQDPWPLYAEMRRQGPLRRVTMPDGVPGWLVTDHAQARALLDDRRLSKNVVRARPLFPPNAAAGYGTRLSEHMLNDDPPNHTRLRKLVTKAFTSRAVSRLRPRIEQIVDELLDGIDGETDFIESFAFPLPIAVISELLGVPPEDHSRIRAWSKIFVSGVTGTPLAEAARDQDRLLRDLIRAKRAVPTEDLLSDLVHVSDEGDQLSEDELVSMAFLLLFAGHETTVHLLGNAVYQLLTNPKQQELLRGDPGLLPGAVEEFLRIGSPIHIATLRFTTEAVSVDDVEIPAGEFVMISLLAANADEARFDDPHELDLTRPAGGHLAFGHGIHYCLGAPLARLEGEIAIGRLLARFPSLRLAVDPAELHWRTSTLVHGLRQLPIIASTDAV; this is encoded by the coding sequence ATGGACAAGGTGAAGCTCGACAAGGCATGGATCCAGGACCCGTGGCCGCTCTACGCCGAGATGCGCCGCCAGGGGCCGCTGCGCCGCGTGACCATGCCCGACGGCGTGCCCGGCTGGCTGGTGACCGACCACGCGCAGGCCCGGGCGCTGCTCGACGACCGCAGGCTGAGCAAGAACGTCGTACGGGCGCGGCCGCTGTTCCCGCCGAACGCGGCTGCCGGCTACGGCACGCGGCTGTCCGAGCACATGCTCAACGACGACCCGCCCAACCACACCCGGCTGCGCAAGCTGGTCACGAAGGCGTTCACCAGCCGGGCGGTGAGCCGGTTGCGGCCGCGGATCGAGCAGATCGTCGACGAGCTGCTGGACGGCATCGACGGCGAGACCGACTTCATCGAGTCCTTCGCCTTCCCGCTGCCCATCGCGGTGATCAGCGAGCTGCTCGGCGTGCCACCTGAGGATCACTCACGGATCCGGGCCTGGAGCAAGATCTTCGTGTCCGGAGTGACGGGTACACCGTTGGCCGAGGCGGCCCGTGACCAGGATCGGCTGCTGCGGGACCTGATCCGGGCCAAGCGGGCGGTGCCGACCGAGGACCTGCTCAGCGATCTCGTGCACGTGTCGGACGAGGGCGACCAGCTGTCCGAGGACGAGCTGGTGTCGATGGCCTTCCTGCTGCTGTTCGCCGGCCACGAGACGACCGTGCACCTGCTCGGCAACGCCGTGTACCAGCTGCTGACCAACCCCAAGCAGCAGGAGCTGCTGCGCGGCGATCCCGGTCTGCTGCCCGGCGCGGTCGAGGAGTTCCTGCGCATCGGCAGCCCGATCCACATCGCCACGCTGCGGTTCACCACCGAGGCCGTGTCCGTCGACGACGTGGAGATCCCGGCCGGCGAGTTCGTGATGATCTCGCTGCTGGCCGCCAACGCCGACGAGGCCCGGTTCGACGACCCGCACGAGCTGGACCTGACCCGGCCGGCCGGCGGGCATCTGGCCTTCGGGCACGGCATCCACTACTGCCTCGGCGCGCCGCTGGCCCGGCTGGAGGGCGAGATCGCCATCGGCCGGCTGCTGGCCCGGTTCCCGTCGCTGCGGCTGGCCGTCGACCCGGCCGAGCTGCACTGGCGGACCAGCACGCTGGTGCACGGGCTGCGGCAGCTGCCGATAATTGCCTCGACAGATGCGGTGTGA
- a CDS encoding aminoglycoside phosphotransferase family protein yields MHVDVPQARRLVAAQFPEWAELEVRPVPSSGVDNISFRLGDDKLLRMPRFARWTGQVTREQRWLPRLAPHLPLAVPTPLGQGRPGEGYPFPWSVYDWIDGSNADRLTDHRQAAVDLADFLLALREIDATDGPPPEWSNGFRGVDLHDDRDSPVVASRMRERIAVLEGFFDVDAVTEVWQTGLDAPTWDGPPAWVHGDPVGANMIAKDGRLAAVIDFGTLAVGDPACDLIAAWGFLPAGAREEFRRLLAVDDATWARGRVWGLTSILPSKAGLADPVQAARAHQALTEIIDG; encoded by the coding sequence GTGCACGTCGACGTCCCGCAGGCCCGACGCCTGGTGGCCGCGCAGTTCCCGGAGTGGGCCGAGCTCGAGGTGAGACCGGTGCCGTCGTCCGGCGTCGACAACATCAGTTTTCGGCTGGGTGACGACAAGCTGCTGCGGATGCCGCGGTTCGCCCGCTGGACCGGGCAGGTCACGCGGGAGCAGCGCTGGCTGCCCCGGCTGGCCCCGCACCTGCCGCTGGCCGTGCCGACGCCGCTCGGCCAGGGTCGGCCCGGCGAGGGGTATCCGTTCCCCTGGTCGGTCTACGACTGGATCGACGGCAGCAACGCCGATCGGCTCACCGACCACCGCCAGGCGGCCGTCGACCTCGCCGACTTTCTGTTGGCGCTACGGGAGATCGACGCCACCGACGGGCCGCCGCCCGAGTGGAGCAACGGTTTCCGCGGCGTCGATCTGCACGACGACCGTGACTCGCCGGTCGTCGCGTCCCGGATGCGGGAGCGCATTGCCGTGCTGGAAGGCTTTTTCGACGTCGACGCCGTGACCGAGGTCTGGCAGACCGGGCTCGACGCGCCCACCTGGGACGGGCCGCCCGCCTGGGTCCATGGCGATCCCGTCGGGGCCAACATGATCGCCAAGGACGGCCGGCTGGCCGCTGTGATCGACTTCGGCACCCTCGCCGTCGGTGATCCGGCCTGCGATCTCATTGCCGCGTGGGGCTTTCTGCCCGCCGGCGCACGCGAGGAGTTCCGCCGGCTGCTGGCCGTGGACGACGCCACCTGGGCCCGTGGGCGGGTCTGGGGTCTGACGTCGATCCTGCCGTCCAAGGCCGGCCTCGCCGACCCGGTGCAGGCCGCCCGAGCCCACCAGGCGTTGACCGAGATCATCGACGGATGA
- a CDS encoding aminoglycoside phosphotransferase family protein, protein MIVHPVVRRRAEQEGTVGEKWLADLDSLLASMAERWGLDVGEQLDGGFGSVVFRVRTAEREAVLKLAVPGTMVAQEAAALGHPGYATLYASDLDTGALLLESLGPHMQLPPMEMVTELGKLLRIAWRATDAPLHPQADLLARLITDLWRDLRPPYPDSLLTTALRTAAKRAADTSRRVVVHGDPHCGNALQSTDGYLFVDPDGYVGDPAYDCGVVLRDTTAAEFPALCRQLATITGLPFEAIAEWAFVERVSTGLHLLGLGDAERSKSFLDTALHSVETC, encoded by the coding sequence ATGATCGTGCACCCCGTGGTCCGCCGTCGGGCCGAGCAGGAGGGGACGGTCGGCGAGAAGTGGTTGGCCGACCTGGATTCCCTGCTCGCGTCGATGGCCGAGCGGTGGGGGTTGGACGTCGGCGAACAGCTGGACGGCGGCTTCGGGTCGGTGGTGTTCCGGGTGCGGACGGCCGAGCGGGAGGCCGTGCTCAAGCTGGCCGTGCCCGGCACCATGGTCGCCCAGGAGGCCGCCGCGCTGGGACATCCTGGGTACGCCACGCTCTACGCCAGCGACCTCGACACCGGCGCGCTGCTGCTGGAGTCACTCGGCCCGCACATGCAGTTGCCGCCGATGGAGATGGTCACCGAGCTCGGCAAACTACTGCGGATCGCTTGGCGGGCAACGGATGCGCCCCTCCATCCGCAGGCCGACCTCCTCGCCCGATTGATCACGGACCTGTGGCGGGATCTTCGGCCGCCCTACCCCGATTCCCTGCTGACCACGGCCTTGCGGACGGCCGCGAAACGGGCCGCCGACACCAGCCGCCGGGTGGTCGTGCACGGGGATCCCCACTGCGGCAACGCCCTCCAGAGCACCGACGGTTACCTCTTCGTCGACCCCGACGGCTACGTCGGCGATCCCGCCTACGACTGCGGCGTCGTGCTGCGCGACACCACCGCCGCCGAGTTTCCCGCCCTGTGCCGGCAACTCGCGACGATCACCGGCCTGCCGTTCGAGGCCATCGCCGAATGGGCCTTCGTCGAACGGGTCTCCACCGGCCTCCACCTGCTCGGCCTCGGCGACGCCGAGCGCTCGAAGTCCTTCCTGGACACCGCCCTGCACTCCGTCGAAACGTGCTGA
- a CDS encoding GlxA family transcriptional regulator, whose protein sequence is MPHRVTILAFDGVTMIDVAGPSDVFGHANRLGASYELRVVSPDGQPVRTASGTTLGVDGPVDSPDGTVLVPGAYGMVDFPFGGAVVEAVRQLVSGASRITSVCTGSFLLAEIGLLDGRRATTHWRQVSLFAQRYPRVSVQSDALYVRDGSIVTSAGVSSGVDLALSLVEEDHGPSLAAEVAQSMVVFMQRPGGQSQFSAPSRAHVGQDSPLRTLLDAVALDPAEHWTVTTMSAKASVSPRQLSRLFHDEIGTTPARYVELVRLEAAQDLLSRGHTVASAAARSGFGSDETLRRVFVQRLGITPGAYRAQH, encoded by the coding sequence GTGCCTCACCGCGTGACCATCCTGGCCTTCGACGGCGTGACGATGATCGACGTCGCCGGGCCGTCCGACGTGTTCGGCCACGCCAACCGGCTCGGCGCCTCGTATGAACTGCGGGTCGTGTCGCCGGACGGGCAGCCCGTCCGTACCGCCAGCGGCACCACGTTGGGCGTGGACGGGCCGGTCGACAGTCCTGATGGGACAGTGCTCGTGCCCGGTGCCTACGGCATGGTCGACTTCCCGTTCGGCGGCGCTGTGGTGGAGGCCGTGCGGCAGCTGGTTTCCGGCGCGTCGCGGATCACCTCCGTGTGCACCGGATCCTTTCTGCTGGCCGAGATCGGGTTGTTGGACGGCCGCAGGGCGACGACCCATTGGCGGCAGGTCTCGTTGTTCGCCCAACGGTATCCGCGCGTTTCCGTGCAGTCCGACGCGTTGTACGTGCGGGACGGCTCCATTGTCACCTCGGCCGGCGTCAGCTCCGGGGTCGACCTGGCGCTGTCGTTGGTGGAGGAGGACCATGGCCCTTCCCTTGCCGCCGAAGTCGCGCAGTCCATGGTCGTCTTCATGCAGCGCCCCGGCGGGCAGTCGCAGTTCTCCGCCCCGTCAAGGGCGCACGTCGGCCAGGACAGTCCACTTCGGACCCTGTTGGACGCCGTCGCCCTCGATCCCGCCGAGCACTGGACCGTGACCACCATGTCCGCCAAGGCTTCCGTCAGCCCTCGGCAGCTCTCCCGGCTGTTCCACGACGAGATCGGCACCACGCCCGCCCGCTACGTCGAGCTCGTCCGGCTGGAGGCCGCCCAGGACCTGTTGTCCCGTGGGCACACCGTCGCTTCCGCCGCCGCCCGCAGCGGCTTCGGCAGCGACGAGACCTTGCGACGGGTGTTCGTGCAGCGCCTCGGCATTACCCCGGGGGCGTATCGCGCTCAGCACTGA
- a CDS encoding NAD(P)H-dependent oxidoreductase — MTLVLLDHPNLSRSRINAALAEAVAGQPGVTLHDLHVSYPDRIIDVPREQRLVSEHDLIVFQFPFQWYAVPALLKQWMDEVLVGGFAYDGPRGLLAGKTLQVVTSTGGVEEAYRDGGFHRYPMEVLLAPLENTARRVGMDFAPPLVLHDVRGVTDAELAAHAARYRDVLASSAVCLTA; from the coding sequence ATGACACTGGTGTTGCTGGACCACCCGAACCTGTCCCGGTCGCGGATCAACGCGGCGCTGGCCGAAGCCGTCGCCGGGCAGCCCGGGGTGACGCTGCACGACCTGCACGTCTCGTACCCGGACCGCATCATCGACGTGCCGCGTGAGCAGCGGCTCGTGTCCGAGCACGACCTGATCGTCTTCCAGTTCCCGTTCCAGTGGTACGCGGTGCCGGCGCTGCTCAAACAGTGGATGGACGAGGTGCTGGTCGGTGGCTTCGCCTACGACGGGCCGCGCGGGCTGCTGGCCGGCAAGACGTTGCAGGTCGTGACGTCCACCGGCGGCGTCGAGGAGGCGTACCGGGACGGCGGTTTCCACCGGTACCCGATGGAGGTTCTGTTGGCGCCGCTGGAGAACACCGCCCGCCGGGTCGGCATGGACTTCGCGCCGCCGTTGGTGCTGCACGACGTGCGCGGCGTCACCGACGCCGAGCTGGCCGCGCATGCGGCGCGGTACCGGGACGTGCTGGCATCATCTGCGGTGTGCCTCACCGCGTGA
- a CDS encoding CaiB/BaiF CoA transferase family protein — MGSLDGIVVADFSRVLAGPYCTMLLADLGADVIKVESPRGDDTRQWLPPANADGVGTYYLAVNRNKRSIALDLTDPTDAEAARELATRADVLVHNLRPGAMERFGLGYDDVAATNPTAVYCSISGFGPDSDLPGYDLLVQAMSGMMSLTGAPDGPPFRAGVAVIDVMTGLHAATGILAALHHRDVTGQGQHVRTNLLSAALSSLVNQTSAYVAGGVVPHRMGNEHLSLYPYEPMATGDGELIIAVGNDPQFRRLAAAIGAPELADDTRFATMARRNANRQELRRLLLARLAEKPAQEWFRILADADIPSGPINDVRQGVDLATELGLDPIAYAGGVPTVRNPLTLSATPTRHDLAPPKLDEHGAEIRAWLGRN, encoded by the coding sequence ATGGGTTCTCTGGACGGAATCGTGGTGGCCGACTTCTCCCGGGTGCTGGCCGGGCCGTACTGCACCATGCTGCTGGCCGACCTGGGCGCGGACGTGATCAAGGTGGAGAGCCCGCGCGGCGACGACACCCGGCAGTGGCTGCCGCCGGCGAACGCGGACGGCGTCGGCACGTACTACCTGGCGGTCAACCGCAACAAACGGTCCATCGCCCTGGACCTGACCGATCCGACCGACGCCGAAGCCGCCCGAGAGCTGGCCACCAGAGCGGATGTGCTGGTGCACAACCTGAGGCCCGGCGCGATGGAACGCTTCGGCCTCGGCTACGACGACGTGGCGGCGACCAATCCCACGGCCGTCTACTGCTCGATCAGCGGCTTCGGCCCCGACTCCGACCTGCCCGGCTACGACCTCCTGGTGCAGGCGATGTCCGGCATGATGAGCCTCACCGGCGCACCCGACGGGCCACCGTTCCGGGCCGGCGTCGCGGTGATCGACGTGATGACCGGCCTGCACGCGGCGACCGGCATCCTGGCGGCGCTGCACCACCGGGACGTCACGGGGCAGGGCCAGCACGTGCGGACGAACCTGTTGTCGGCGGCGCTGTCCTCGCTGGTCAACCAGACCTCGGCCTACGTGGCCGGCGGCGTGGTGCCGCACCGCATGGGCAACGAGCACCTGAGCCTCTACCCGTACGAGCCGATGGCCACCGGCGACGGTGAGCTGATCATCGCCGTCGGCAACGACCCGCAGTTCCGGCGGCTGGCCGCGGCCATCGGCGCGCCGGAACTGGCCGACGACACCAGGTTCGCCACCATGGCCCGGCGCAACGCCAACCGTCAGGAGCTGCGCCGCCTGCTGCTGGCCCGGCTGGCCGAGAAGCCGGCCCAGGAGTGGTTCCGCATCCTGGCCGACGCCGACATCCCGTCCGGGCCGATCAACGACGTCCGCCAGGGCGTCGATCTGGCCACGGAGCTGGGCCTCGACCCGATCGCGTACGCCGGCGGCGTGCCGACGGTCCGCAATCCGCTCACCCTGTCGGCCACGCCCACCCGGCACGATCTCGCGCCGCCGAAGCTGGATGAGCACGGCGCCGAGATCAGGGCGTGGCTGGGCCGGAACTAG
- a CDS encoding CGNR zinc finger domain-containing protein: protein MDLVLSFVNSHDGSAVDPSRVDRFMDGEHYRSWLAERGLPAEASDADAAAARELREALIDVVRTHNADVAAGRLAEAEERLRRMALRHPLTPVITASGVELQPAQPGVFGEVLAAVVELSLSGKWARLKTCRAHPCRWVFVDQTRNGSAVYCSPGCASRAAMRAYRERKKASSGPATP, encoded by the coding sequence ATGGATCTGGTCCTCAGCTTCGTCAACTCGCACGACGGCTCGGCGGTCGATCCCAGCCGGGTGGACCGCTTCATGGACGGGGAGCACTACCGCTCGTGGCTGGCCGAGCGCGGGCTGCCGGCGGAGGCGTCGGACGCCGACGCGGCGGCCGCCCGGGAGCTGCGGGAGGCGCTGATCGACGTCGTCCGCACGCACAACGCCGACGTGGCCGCGGGTCGCCTGGCTGAAGCGGAGGAACGCTTGCGGCGCATGGCTTTGCGTCATCCTCTGACCCCGGTGATCACCGCTTCGGGCGTCGAGTTGCAGCCGGCCCAGCCCGGGGTCTTCGGCGAGGTGCTGGCGGCCGTGGTCGAGCTGTCGCTGTCCGGGAAATGGGCCCGGCTCAAGACCTGCCGGGCCCATCCGTGCCGATGGGTGTTCGTCGACCAGACCCGCAACGGCTCGGCCGTCTACTGCTCGCCCGGCTGCGCCTCCAGAGCGGCGATGCGGGCCTACCGTGAGCGGAAGAAGGCTAGTTCCGGCCCAGCCACGCCCTGA